The following DNA comes from Blastocatellia bacterium.
ATGAAGTCGCCGCCGCTGTGAAGGTGCTGGCCGAGGCCGGCATCCCGTTTGCCCCGCGTGGCGCCGGCACCGGCCTATCGGGCGGCGCGCTGTCGCTCAGTGGCGCGGTGATCTTCGAGCTGGCGCGGCTCAATCGCATTCTCAAGATCGATTATGAAAACCGCCTTGCGGTTGTCGAGCCCGGCGTCATCAACGTTCAATTGTCGCAAGCCACAGCCGCGCACGGCTTCCATTACGCGCCCGACCCATCGAGCCAGATGGCCTGCACCATCGGCGGCAACATCGCCGAAAACTCCGGCGGCCCGCATTGCTTGAAGTACGGCATGACGACCAATCACGTCCTTGCGGTCGAAGTCGTTTTGCCGAATGGCGAGGCCGTGACGCTCGGCGGCGGCGGCGTGGACGTGCCGGGCTATGATCTGCTCGGCGTGTTTGTCGGCTCTGAAGGCACGTTCGGTATCGTCACCCGGGCGACGCTGAAGCTGACGCGGTTGCCGCAGTCGGTCAAGACGCTGTTGGCCGAGTTCATGACGGTGACCGATGCCAGCCGCAGCGTCAGCGAGATCATTGCCGCGGGGATTCTGCCCGCCGCGCTTGAGATGATAGACCGACGGACGATTGAAGCTATCGAGAATTCGATCTTCGCCGGCGGCTTTCCGACAGACGTGGCGGCTCTGCTCATCATCGAAGTGGATGGGCTGGCGGCGGGACTTGAACAGTCGGCGTCGCAAGCGGTTGAGATTTGCTTGCGGAATCAAGCGCGGGCTGTGCGCGTCGCAAAAGATGAAGCTGAGCGAACCAGGCTCTGGGCGGCGCGCAAGCGGGCGTTCGGCGCAATGGGCCGCATCGCCGCCGACTTGATGGTGCAGGACGCGGTGATTCCGCGCTCGCGCCTGCCGGAAGTGCTGGATGAAATCTATCGCATCGCCGAACGCCATCACCTGATGGTGGCGAACGTCTTCCATGCGGGCGATGGCAACCTGCACCCGAACATTAGCTTTGATGGCCGTGACGCGGACGAGCGCCGGCGAGTCGAGCAGGCATCAAAAGAGATCATGCAACTCTGCGTCGGCGTCGGCGGCTCGATCACCGGCGAGCACGGCGTCGGCATGGACAAGATCGAATCGATGCGGCTGATCTTTTCAGAAGACGACCTGGAGCGCATGATGGCGGTGCGTGACGTCTTCAACCCGCAAGGGCTGTGCAATCCCGGCAAGGTCATTCCGATGACCAAGACGTGTCGCTTCTGCGGCTTCGGCATGGAAGATTTTCGCCATAAGCGGCTCGCCTCGCACGAGATGAGCCAGCGTCGGGAGTAGCGCAAGGCGGTTAGCTTGCGCATTGACTCGCGCAACCTAACCGCCTTGCGCTACTCCCGAAAGTTGAAACGATGACCGCCAACGCCACGGACAAGACAACCGGCGCGGCTTTCGGTGACCAGCATGAGCGTGTCTATGCGCGCGAATACCTGGACGGCATCGCCCATTTCAACGCCGAGCGTTATTACGAGGCGCACGAAATCTGGGAGGCGATCTGGCTGCGCTCGGCGGGCGACACGCGATTGTTTTATCACATGCTGATTCAGGCAGCGGTCGCCTTATATCATCACCAACGCGGCAACACGCACGGCGTGCGGACGTTGTATAGGCGCGCATCTGAAAAACTGGAACAACTGCCGGCGCACTTTATGTCGCTCGACGTGAAAGCATTCGCTTGCCAGCTTGAAAGGTTTATCGCCGGCTCGCTTGAAAGAGAAGCCGAAGCACTGCCGTTAAACGACACCCCGCGGCCAATGATCCGGCTTCAAACATCAAGGTGAGCCGCGTTGTCGCCGAAGCAAACGCATGAGCAAAGCACAAACAGAGCTTGCCGCCGCGCTCGCGGCCATCGTCGGCAGCGCCAACCTGACGGCGAACCCGGCGCTGCGGCTTAGTGGACTCGCGCCGGCGGCTCTGGTCAAGCCGGCGAATGCCGCGGAAGTGGCCGATTGTCTGCGCGTCTGTTCCTCGATGAATGCGGCGGTGATCCCGGCAGGGCAGGGACAATGGCTGGAGTGCGGCAACCCTTTGCGTCGCGCCGATGTCGTGTTGAGCCTTGAGCGCATGAGCCGCATCGTTGACTATAGCGCGCCGGATTTGACCATCACCGTCGAAGCCGGCATAACGCTCAAGGAGTTGAACGAGACGATAAGCCGTGATCGTTTATGGCTGCCGCTCGACCCGCCGGGCGCAAGCGCGGCAACTGTCGGCGCGGTGGTCGCCTGCAATCAGAGCGGCGCTTTGCGCTGCGGCTTCGGCACGCCGCGTGATTATGTGATCGGCCTGAAGCTGGCGCACGCCGATGGCCGCGCGAGCAAGTCCGGCGGCCGCGTCGTCAAGAACGTCGCCGGCTATGACTTGAATAAACTTTATGTTGGCAGCTATGGCACGCTTGCGGTAATTACCGAAGTGACCTTCAAGCTGCGCCCGCAGCCTGAGCAGTGCGTCACCGTCGTCGTGACGCCCAGTCGTTCGGGCCGGCTTACCGGATTGGCCCGGCAGGTCATCGGGATGCAGTTGCAGCCGGTCGCTTGTGTTGTATTATTCACGCCCGGCGCTGAAAAGTTGCTGCTGCGCTTTGCCGATAACGCAGCCGCCGTGAAGGCTCAGGAGGACGCGCTGCGGCAGGCGACCGGCAAAGCAGATCGAATGGCCGACTTTAGCGGCGCGGACGAAGTGGCGCTCTGGGAGAAAGTCAATGACATGGATCGCGCGGGGCAAGTCGTTTTGCGAATGAGCGTCCCCCTTTCAAAGACCGTTGATCTGTACGAGGTTTTAGTAGATGAAAGCAGAGGGTTGCTGCGGGCTGATTTCGGCAGTGGTATTGTGCGCGAGGCCACGGACGTGACCGATGGCCTTATCATCAAGATCGAGCAGCGGCGCGCGGCGGTTGAGCAACTCGGCGGCACGCTGTTCATCGAGCAAGCGCCGCTCGAAGTCAGGCGACAGGTAGATGCCTGGGGCGAAGTCGGCACGGCGGCGCGGCTGATGCAAGCCGTCAAAGAAAAATTTGATCCGCGGGGAACCTTAAATCCGGGCCGGTTTGTTGCGGGTATCTGAACCGAGGGTGATGAAAACGGCAAGCGAACAAGTCATAGCGCAAACGCCTCTGGGCTCGCGGCTCGAAGCCAACAACGACCGGCTGCTCACCTGTGTGCATTGCGGGCTCTGTCTACAAGCCTGTCCGACTTACCGCGCGCTGGGTAATGAAAATGACTCGCCACGCGGGCGCGTCTACTTGATGCGCGGCGTCGTCGAAGGCCGTTTGAATGTCGCCGAATCCTTCATCTCGCATATCGATCTCTGCCTCGGCTGTCGCGCCTGCGAATCGGCTTGTCCGTCGAGCGTGCCGTATGGCCACTTGCTTGAAGCAGCGCGCGCCGAAGTGTCGAGCGCCAAAGCCCAGCGCGGCTGGTTCAGCGAGCGGCTCTTGCGATTCTTCTTGAATCAAGTCTTCATGCGCCCGGCGCTGTTGCGCATAGGCATGAGACTGACGCGCGCCCTGCGTGACAGCGGCCTCGCCGAGATGGCGTTCGAGACACGGCTGGTCGGCGGGCGCTTGCGATTCGCGCTGGCGTTGTTGCTGGCGACGCGCTCGCCGCTAACCAGGTCTGAACGACGAGCCGCGAGTCGAGCTTCTACATCTGCGAGTGAAACCGCGGCGACGAGGAATGTCGCGAGAGCGAAGGATCAGCTCAAAGTCGCTGTGCTGCGCGGCTGCGTGATGGAAGGTCTGTTCGGCCCGACCAATCGCGCCACCGAGCGCGTCCTGGCGCGCAACGGTTGTGAGATCGTCGAGGTTGACCGGCAGATGTGCTGCGGCGCGTTGCACGCTCATGCCGGACAGTTGGAATCTGCAAGGCAACTGGCGCGGGCAAACATTGACGCCTTTCTGGCGAGCGGCTGCGAGCGCGTCATCGTCAACGCCGCCGGCTGCGGCGCGGCGATGAAAGAGTATGGGGCGCTGCTCGCTGATGACCCGGAGTATGCCGAAAAGGCCGCCGGCTTCAGTCGCAAGGTGAAAGACGTTACGGAATTCCTTGCCGGGCGGGGCATCTCCGAGCCGCCGCACGCCATCAATCGGCGCATTACCTATGACGCGCCATGCCATCTCTACCACGCGCAGCGTGTCACTCAAGCGCCGATTGATCTGCTGAAGGCGATACCGGGCCTTGAGCTTGTGCCGCTGAGGGGCTCGGAAAGCTGCTGCGGCGGCGCCGGCATCTACAATCTGCAACACCCTGAGCTGAGCGAGGAAATTCTTGCGGACAAGCTCGCGGCCATCCGCGAAAGCGGCGCCGATACGGTTGCGACGGCGAACCCGGGATGTATCATGCAAATAAGCGCCGGCGCGCGGATGAATCACATGCAGATCGCCGTCATTCATCCCATCGAGCTTCTGGACGCGGCCTATTGCGATTGACCGCCGGCGCAAATCGGGCCTCTATTGACACGCGATATGGGCAGAATCATTTGGATACCAACTCGGATTGCCATGCTCGTCGGTTTGTTGTCTTTACCACTCCTCCTGCCAGCCACGCGAGTTGCGCAAGAGGCGAACGACTACGGCCCTGAGGTCAAATCATTTCTTGAGCTGATGCGTCATGAAGATGACGAGCTTGAGTACCAGATTGCCCATAATGAAATCTCGCGTCCGCAATACCAGCGCGCCAAGTCCCGCATCGCCATTCACCGCCAGGCTGTCTTGAATCTCGTCAAGGAAAGCGGTGAAGACGTCGTGCCCGAGCTGCATATCGTCACGGCAGCAGAAGTGGACGAACTGATCGAGCAGGGGACGCGGGCGCTCAGGGGCGTCAAGCGCGGCGGCATCATTAATAACAAGTGGCGTTACATCGGCAGTGTGACAAGGGGCCAGATTTTCTACATCTTTGAGCGCATCCAGAAGCTCTGAATTTTCCGTGAATCTACAAAGGCTACTGGAACCATCAGGCTTGAAAACGCCCCTCTGTCTGCATCAACTGGCTCGGCAGAATGAGTGAGTAGGATAGACCGTAAAGTTGAACTGTTGACAAGCGCGAATTCAGCATTAAACTCCCCTGTGTACACGCTGGCTTACTGAATCTGTGCGCCGCCAGCCTGCCCCTACCTGACCAACCTGCATTTGACAAATGGTGATCGCAACTACAGAAGACGGCCCCGGGCTGTCAGCCATTATAAGAAAAGCTGCGCAAGGATTCTCTCCCTATGTCGACGATCAATTTTTCGCAAGTCGTGCAAATGATGCTTTCGGTATCGGACAAGATATCAGACCTGATTTTTTCCCCCGGTCGTCCGCCGCAAGTCGAACTCATCGGCAAGCTGACACCGATCAATATACCCGGCATGGAGAAGCTGACGCCGGCGCACACCGCCGGTATCGCCAAGGCGCTCATCGGGAACAACAAAGTTGCCGAACAGACTCTCGAAGATCATGGCTCGGCGGACCTATCCTTCAGCCTCACCGGGTTGTCGCGCTTTCGCGTCAACATCTTCAAGCAGCGCGGCACGTTCGCCATCGTTATGCGTGTGGTGCCGGACATCGTGCCGACCTTCGAGCAATTGAATCTTCCGGAAGTGCTAAAAGAGGTGGCCGAATTAAAGAATGGTATCGTCCTGGTGACCGGACCAACGGGATCAGGGAAATCTTCGTCGCTGGCGGCCATCATCGATCTCATCAACGACAGCAAGTATTACCATATCGTCACCATCGAAGACCCAATCGAATTCATGCACCGGCATAAGAAGTCGACCGTGCATCAACGCGAGCTGCACTCGGATACTTCGACATTCGCTTATGCGTTGCGCGCGGCGCTGCGGCAGGCGCCGAAGGTGATCCTGGTCGGCGAGATACGCGATCTGGAAACCTGCGAGGTGGCGCTCGAAGCATCGGAAACCGGCCATCTGGTGCTTTCGACGTTGCATACGACGGACGCTGTGAAAACGGTCGAGCGTTTGATCGGCCTCTTCCCCAAGAGCCAGGAGCACATTATCCGAATGCGGCTCGCCGGCGCGTTTCGCTTCATCGCCTCACAGCGGCTCATCCCGCGCGCCGACAATCACGGGCGTGTGGCGGCAATCGAAATTCTTAAATCAACGGCGCGCACCCGCGACTATGTAGAGAAAGGCGAGCGTGAAGGCAAATCCCTTTATGACGCGATGCGTGACGGCAACCTGGACGGCATGCAGGTCTTTGATGACGTGATTGAGCAGTTGATTCGCGAAGGCACCATCACCATGAACGATGGCCTGGTCTACGCAACGAATCGCCAGAATCTGATGCTGCAACTTTCCGACTTCGGCAGTGGTTCAGCCAGCGGCATGTTCGGGCGCGGGGCGACAAGCGACTTGATCAGCTGAGCGATTGCCTTCTGACCGATATGGCTCGAAGGCGTAAATGATTAAAAAGCGCCGGGCTGCTGCATGCAGCCCGGCGCTTTTAGTCGGTCGTAAGCAATTTCCGTGGACTCGATATCGCCTTACTGTATGGCGCTGGCGATGAGCGCTTTGATCTGCTGACGAATCTCCTCGCCCGAATAATTCTTCTCAAGATAGGTACTGAGGTGCCGGCCGGAAATCAGGTCGAGGAAGACCTGTTGGGTGATCATGTTGTGGTCGCTGGCGCGGTCCGGCAAGACCATCCGCACGAGCGCT
Coding sequences within:
- a CDS encoding DUF309 domain-containing protein translates to MTANATDKTTGAAFGDQHERVYAREYLDGIAHFNAERYYEAHEIWEAIWLRSAGDTRLFYHMLIQAAVALYHHQRGNTHGVRTLYRRASEKLEQLPAHFMSLDVKAFACQLERFIAGSLEREAEALPLNDTPRPMIRLQTSR
- a CDS encoding FAD-linked oxidase C-terminal domain-containing protein, whose translation is MMNDELKALPPSVVERLKAIVGARNVLTEADELLVYEADALTLHKQPPAAVVIPRNADEVAAAVKVLAEAGIPFAPRGAGTGLSGGALSLSGAVIFELARLNRILKIDYENRLAVVEPGVINVQLSQATAAHGFHYAPDPSSQMACTIGGNIAENSGGPHCLKYGMTTNHVLAVEVVLPNGEAVTLGGGGVDVPGYDLLGVFVGSEGTFGIVTRATLKLTRLPQSVKTLLAEFMTVTDASRSVSEIIAAGILPAALEMIDRRTIEAIENSIFAGGFPTDVAALLIIEVDGLAAGLEQSASQAVEICLRNQARAVRVAKDEAERTRLWAARKRAFGAMGRIAADLMVQDAVIPRSRLPEVLDEIYRIAERHHLMVANVFHAGDGNLHPNISFDGRDADERRRVEQASKEIMQLCVGVGGSITGEHGVGMDKIESMRLIFSEDDLERMMAVRDVFNPQGLCNPGKVIPMTKTCRFCGFGMEDFRHKRLASHEMSQRRE
- a CDS encoding FAD-binding oxidoreductase; amino-acid sequence: MSKAQTELAAALAAIVGSANLTANPALRLSGLAPAALVKPANAAEVADCLRVCSSMNAAVIPAGQGQWLECGNPLRRADVVLSLERMSRIVDYSAPDLTITVEAGITLKELNETISRDRLWLPLDPPGASAATVGAVVACNQSGALRCGFGTPRDYVIGLKLAHADGRASKSGGRVVKNVAGYDLNKLYVGSYGTLAVITEVTFKLRPQPEQCVTVVVTPSRSGRLTGLARQVIGMQLQPVACVVLFTPGAEKLLLRFADNAAAVKAQEDALRQATGKADRMADFSGADEVALWEKVNDMDRAGQVVLRMSVPLSKTVDLYEVLVDESRGLLRADFGSGIVREATDVTDGLIIKIEQRRAAVEQLGGTLFIEQAPLEVRRQVDAWGEVGTAARLMQAVKEKFDPRGTLNPGRFVAGI
- a CDS encoding heterodisulfide reductase-related iron-sulfur binding cluster encodes the protein MKTASEQVIAQTPLGSRLEANNDRLLTCVHCGLCLQACPTYRALGNENDSPRGRVYLMRGVVEGRLNVAESFISHIDLCLGCRACESACPSSVPYGHLLEAARAEVSSAKAQRGWFSERLLRFFLNQVFMRPALLRIGMRLTRALRDSGLAEMAFETRLVGGRLRFALALLLATRSPLTRSERRAASRASTSASETAATRNVARAKDQLKVAVLRGCVMEGLFGPTNRATERVLARNGCEIVEVDRQMCCGALHAHAGQLESARQLARANIDAFLASGCERVIVNAAGCGAAMKEYGALLADDPEYAEKAAGFSRKVKDVTEFLAGRGISEPPHAINRRITYDAPCHLYHAQRVTQAPIDLLKAIPGLELVPLRGSESCCGGAGIYNLQHPELSEEILADKLAAIRESGADTVATANPGCIMQISAGARMNHMQIAVIHPIELLDAAYCD
- a CDS encoding PilT/PilU family type 4a pilus ATPase — its product is MSTINFSQVVQMMLSVSDKISDLIFSPGRPPQVELIGKLTPINIPGMEKLTPAHTAGIAKALIGNNKVAEQTLEDHGSADLSFSLTGLSRFRVNIFKQRGTFAIVMRVVPDIVPTFEQLNLPEVLKEVAELKNGIVLVTGPTGSGKSSSLAAIIDLINDSKYYHIVTIEDPIEFMHRHKKSTVHQRELHSDTSTFAYALRAALRQAPKVILVGEIRDLETCEVALEASETGHLVLSTLHTTDAVKTVERLIGLFPKSQEHIIRMRLAGAFRFIASQRLIPRADNHGRVAAIEILKSTARTRDYVEKGEREGKSLYDAMRDGNLDGMQVFDDVIEQLIREGTITMNDGLVYATNRQNLMLQLSDFGSGSASGMFGRGATSDLIS